A genomic segment from Papilio machaon chromosome 20, ilPapMach1.1, whole genome shotgun sequence encodes:
- the LOC106718872 gene encoding regulator of nonsense transcripts 1 homolog: MSVDAYGPSSQTLTFLDTEEADLIGADTQGSEFEFTDFTLPSQSQTQASQHDHGLSSSNQVNGIGRQDLSSKITGVTNTIAELQFEEEDEALYGSKELPEHACKYCGIHDPATVVMCNICNKWFCNGRGNTSGSHIINHLVRAKHKEAALHRDGPLGETLLECYSCGARNVFVLGFIPAKADSVVVLLCRQPCAAQSSLKDMNWDQEQWKPLISDRAFLSWLVKVPSETEQMRARQVSPQQIGRLEELWRDNVDATFQDLEKPGVDEEPHQVLLRYEDGYQYQNIFGPLVKLEADYDKRLKESQTQEGIEVRWDVGLNKKTIAFFTLAKTDSDMKLMHGDELRLRYVGELHKTWSGVGHVIKVPDNYGDDVGLELKSGAGAPLECTSNFVVDFIWKSTSFDRMQLALRKFAVDESSVSGYIYRRLLGHEVEEVLFRVHLPKHFSAPNLPDLNRSQVYAVKHALQRPLSLIQGPPGTGKTVTSATIVYQLVRQSGGPVLVCAPSNTAVDQLTEKIHRTGLKVVRLCAKSREAMESSVSFLALHEQARALGSADSELRKLTRLKEEAGELAAGDERRYRALRRAAERRLLDAADVVCTTCVGAGDPRVARMRFQSILIDEGMQSTEPECMVPVVLGARQLILVGDHCQLGPVVMCKKAAKAGLSQSLFERLVVLGIRPFRLEVQYRMHPELSRFPSDFFYEGSLQNGVSAEDRRLHKIDFPWPRPDRPMFFYVTQGQEEIAGSGTSYLNRTEAANVEKLTTRFLKAGVRPEQIGIITPYEGQRSYLVQHMQYQGSLHAKLYQEIEVASVDAFQGREKDIIIMSCVRSNEHQGIGFLSDPRRLNVALTRAKYGLIVVGNPKVLSKQPLWNHLLAFYKERRVLTEGPLSNLKESAIQFAKPKKLVNSQNPGSHFMSTSMFDAREAMVPGSVYDRARPPRDPLAYVGAPTSAHAGVPPAAFPQRAAMRARRRPPRLSQEPLSQQPPLSLSQGASQPDFSQESAAPDCPSQPDGLLSQDSSYQGGFRARCSQY; encoded by the exons CTAACCAG gTGAATGGAATAGGACGTCAAGATTTAAGTTCTAAGATCACTGGCGTTACTAATACTATTGCAGAATTGCAATTTGAGGAGGAAGATGAGGCATTGTATGGGAGTAAGGAGCTACCAGAACACGCGTGCAAATACTGCGGTATCCACGACCCCGCCACTGTCGTGATGTGTAACATATGTAACAAGTG GTTTTGTAATGGTCGTGGCAATACATCTGGGTCTCACATCATCAATCATCTAGTGAGAGCTAAGCATAAGGAAGCTGCGTTACACAGAGATGGGCCTCTTGGGGAAACATTACTGGAGTGCTATTCATGTGGAGCAAGGAATGTTTTTGTTCTGGGTTTCATACCTGCTAAAGCGGACTCTGTTGTTGTATTGCTGTGTCG ccAACCATGTGCAGCCCAAAGTTCATTGAAAGATATGAACTGGGATCAAGAACAATGGAAACCAttgattt CCGACCGCGCTTTCTTGTCCTGGCTAGTAAAGGTTCCCTCAGAAACGGAGCAAATGAGGGCACGTCAA gtgtCACCACAACAAATCGGCCGTCTGGAGGAACTGTGGCGCGACAATGTCGATGCGACATTTCAAGATCTGGAGAAACCTGGAGTAGATGAGGAGCCCCATCAGGTTCTGCTACG ATATGAAGATGGTTACCAGtaccaaaatatatttggGCCACTTGTTAAATTAGAAGCGGATTACGACAAAAGGCTGAAGGAGTCGCAGACACAGGAGGGTATTGAAGTACGTTGGGATGTTGGCCTCAATAAGAAGACCATTGCATTCTTCACACTCGCTAAAACTGATAGCGACATGAAACTAATGCATGGAGATGAACTTAGATTGAG ATATGTGGGTGAATTGCATAAGACTTGGTCAGGTGTGGGTCATGTCATCAAAGTGCCCGATAACTATGGTGATGATGTGGGTCTGGAACTGAAGAGTGGTGCTGGAGCTCCTTTGGAATGCACATCCAACTTTGTGGTCGACTTCATCTGGAAGAGTACTTCATTTGATCg AATGCAACTCGCTCTCCGCAAGTTCGCGGTGGACGAGTCGTCTGTTTCGGGCTACATCTACCGCCGGCTGCTGGGCCACGAGGTGGAGGAGGTGCTGTTCCGCGTTCACCTGCCCAAGCACTTCAGTGCGCCTAACCTACCTGACCTCAACCGATCACAG GTGTATGCTGTTAAACATGCGCTTCAACGTCCTCTATCGCTGATCCAAGGTCCTCCGGGTACTGGAAAAACTGTGACGTCAGCAACGATCGTGTACCAGCTGGTGCGACAGAGCGGCGGACCGGTGCTCGTGTGCGCGCCTTCCAACACCGCCGTCGACCAGCTCACAGAGAAGATCCACCGCACGGGGCTCAAGGTGGTGCGGCTGTGCGCCAAGTCGCGCGAGGCAATGGAGTCATCGGTTTCCTTCCTGGCGCTGCACGAGCAGGCGCGCGCACTCGGCTCCGCGGATTCGGAGCTGCGCAAACTCACCCGGCTGAAGGAGGAGGCGGGCGAGCTGGCAGCCGGCGACGAGCGTCGCTACCGCGCcctgcgccgcgccgccgaGAGGCGCCTGCTGGACGCCGCGGATGTCGTCTGCACCACCTGCGTGGGCGCCGGAGACCCGCGTGTCGCCCGCATGCGCTTCCAATCCATCCTCATCGACGAGGGTATGCAGTCGACGGAGCCCGAGTGCATGGTGCCCGTCGTGCTCGGCGCCCGGCAGCTCATTCTCGTGGGTGACCACTGCCAGCTGGGACCCGTCGTCATGTGCAAGAAGGCCGCCAAGGCAGGCCTCAGCCAGAGTCTTTTCGAGCGTCTCGTCGTACTCGGCATCCGTCCCTTCCGTCTGGAAGTACAGTATCGTATGCATCCGGAGTTGTCGCGCTTCCCATCCGACTTTTTCTACGAGGGCTCCCTTCAAAACGGCGTGAGTGCAGAAGATAGGAGACTACATAAAATAGATTTCCCGTGGCCGAGACCGGACCGGCCTATGTTCTTCTACGTGACACAGGGTCAGGAAGAGATCGCCGGCTCGGGAACCTCATACCTGAACCGCACCGAGGCCGCTAACGTCGAGAAGTTAACGACACGCTTTCTCAAGGCGGGCGTCCGCCCCGAGCAGATCGGCATCATCACCCCCTACGAGGGCCAGCGCTCGTACCTCGTGCAGCACATGCAGTACCAGGGCAGCCTGCACGCCAAGCTCTACCAGGAAATAGAGGTGGCCAGCGTCGATGCGTTCCAGGGCCGAGAAAAGGATATCATTATAATGTCTTGCGTCCGCTCCAACGAACACCAGGGCATAGGTTTCCTGAGTGACCCGAGACGCTTGAACGTGGCCTTGACTCGCGCCAAGTACGGCCTCATCGTGGTCGGCAACCCTAAAGTTCTGAGCAAGCAACCCCTCTGGAACCATCTGCTCGCGTTCTACAAGGAGCGGCGCGTGCTCACCGAGGGCCCGCTCTCCAACCTCAAGGAGTCCGCGATCCAGTTCGCCAAGCCAAAGAAACTCGTCAACTCGCAGAACCCGGGCTCGCATTTCATGTCGACGTCGATGTTCGACGCGCGCGAGGCCATGGTGCCGGGCTCGGTGTACGATCGCGCGCGGCCGCCGCGGGACCCGCTCGCGTACGTGGGCGCGCCTACGTCCGCGCACGCGGGCGTGCCCCCCGCCGCGTTCCCGCAGCGCGCCGCCAtgcgcgcccgccgccgcccgccgcgcctCTCGCAGGAGCCGCTGTCGCAGCAGCCGCCGCTGTCGCTGTCGCAGGGCGCCTCGCAGCCGGACTTCAGCCAGGAGTCGGCGGCGCCAGACTGCCCCTCGCAGCCGGACGGGCTGCTGTCGCAAGACTCGTCGTACCAGGGCGGATTCCGCGCACGCTGCAGCCAGTACTGA